One region of Alcanivorax sediminis genomic DNA includes:
- a CDS encoding DUF1513 domain-containing protein, with the protein MTLTRRHLLGMGAALGGAAVLGGWALWQGRGGPSPLLLSARNDEAGQHYCAGYFLDGRRAFATPVAERCHDVALHPILPLALFVGRRPSRESYLIDLRDGRVLQTLQSQPQRHFYGHGVFHKEGDWLYATENDLDEPGRGVLGRYRLNRNTLELIHDGEVPTHGVGPHQLAWMPDGESLVVANGGIRTEGSREKKNLDSMAPSLVVMDRHGELHSKETLRHQQSSIRHLAVADDGTVITGQQFQGEAWESVPLLAVKRPDQPYQPFPVSASQLAMMDQYTASIAIHSQRRQVAMTAPRGNRFFVWDLDSAETLVDVPMADCAGVGVVGDGFAVTSGQGRCRYFGYRDGQVTSHWLDLPAGWWDNHLRLR; encoded by the coding sequence ATGACACTGACACGACGACATCTTCTTGGCATGGGCGCTGCGCTGGGTGGTGCGGCGGTGCTGGGTGGCTGGGCGCTGTGGCAAGGACGAGGAGGGCCGTCCCCACTGTTGTTGTCGGCACGAAATGATGAGGCCGGACAGCATTATTGTGCGGGGTATTTTCTGGATGGCCGCCGTGCCTTTGCCACGCCGGTGGCGGAACGCTGTCACGATGTGGCCCTTCATCCCATTCTGCCGCTGGCCCTGTTCGTGGGCCGTCGCCCTTCCCGGGAAAGCTACCTCATCGACCTGCGCGATGGCCGCGTGTTGCAGACGCTGCAGAGTCAGCCGCAGCGACACTTCTATGGCCATGGGGTGTTTCACAAAGAGGGCGACTGGCTCTATGCCACCGAAAACGACCTGGATGAGCCGGGCCGGGGGGTGCTGGGTCGTTATCGGCTGAATCGGAACACGCTGGAGCTGATTCATGACGGGGAGGTGCCTACCCATGGCGTCGGACCCCATCAGCTGGCCTGGATGCCGGATGGTGAGTCGCTGGTGGTGGCCAACGGCGGTATCCGCACCGAAGGAAGTCGCGAGAAAAAGAACCTGGACAGCATGGCGCCCAGCCTGGTGGTCATGGATCGCCATGGTGAACTGCACAGCAAGGAAACCTTGCGCCACCAACAAAGCAGCATCCGTCATCTGGCGGTGGCCGATGATGGTACGGTGATCACGGGGCAGCAGTTTCAGGGCGAGGCCTGGGAGTCGGTGCCGTTGCTGGCGGTGAAACGTCCTGATCAACCCTATCAGCCGTTCCCGGTATCCGCATCACAGCTGGCGATGATGGATCAGTACACCGCCAGCATTGCCATTCACAGTCAGCGTCGTCAGGTGGCCATGACCGCGCCGCGGGGCAACCGGTTCTTTGTCTGGGATCTGGATAGTGCAGAGACGCTGGTGGATGTGCCCATGGCCGATTGTGCCGGTGTTGGTGTGGTGGGCGACGGTTTCGCGGTCACCTCCGGTCAGGGCCGCTGTCGTTACTTCGGCTATCGAGACGGCCAGGTGACCAGCCACTGGCTCGACCTGCCCGCCGGCTGGTGGGACAACCACCTGCGATTGCGCTAG
- a CDS encoding protein adenylyltransferase SelO translates to MSQTFGFQFDNSYSQLPEPLFSLCDPQPVADPSLVLFNHLLAEELGLDGKALAEKPDWFSGNGAIPGSTPLAQAYAGHQFGRLTMLGDGRAILLGEHLNKDGQRLDIQLKGAGRTPFSRGGDGRAALGPMLREYVISEAMHALGIPTTRSLAVTATGEPVYREQGLPGAILTRVAASHVRVGTFQYAAAQQDPALMDTLIKYTLRRHYPEQADSDNPALALLDAVMARQIELVTHWMRVGFIHGVLNTDNVTLSGESIDYGPCAFMDGYDIDTVFSSIDHQGRYAFGNQASITQWNLGRFAETLLTHIDEDVDRAVEIATERLKAYSELWDESWLAMMRNKLGLTGCEPEDETLAKDLLSLMQLHKADYTNTFRGLIGGASLHGQPYDNDAFAAWHSRWLERLDRSPQGREHAWELMRSSNPAVIPRNHQVDKALRAAEEGDLSVIESLLAALANPYDERDSADPYGQPPGDDEVVCATFCGT, encoded by the coding sequence ATGAGCCAGACGTTCGGCTTCCAGTTCGATAACAGCTACAGCCAGCTGCCCGAGCCCCTTTTTTCCCTTTGCGACCCGCAGCCGGTAGCCGACCCCTCCCTGGTGCTGTTCAACCATTTGCTGGCCGAGGAACTGGGCCTTGATGGCAAGGCGTTGGCGGAAAAACCCGACTGGTTCAGCGGCAACGGAGCCATCCCCGGCAGCACCCCGCTCGCCCAGGCCTATGCCGGCCACCAGTTCGGACGGCTGACCATGCTCGGCGATGGCCGCGCTATTCTGCTGGGTGAACATCTCAACAAGGATGGCCAACGGCTGGACATCCAGTTGAAAGGCGCTGGCCGCACCCCCTTTTCCCGTGGCGGCGACGGCCGCGCCGCACTGGGCCCGATGCTGCGCGAATATGTGATCAGTGAAGCCATGCATGCGCTCGGTATTCCCACCACCCGCAGCCTGGCCGTGACCGCCACCGGCGAACCGGTCTACCGGGAGCAGGGGCTCCCCGGCGCCATTCTGACCCGCGTGGCCGCCTCCCATGTGCGAGTCGGCACATTCCAGTACGCCGCCGCGCAGCAGGACCCGGCCCTGATGGACACCCTGATCAAGTACACCCTCAGGCGCCATTACCCGGAGCAGGCTGACAGTGACAACCCGGCCCTGGCCTTACTGGATGCGGTCATGGCCAGACAGATCGAACTCGTCACCCACTGGATGCGGGTGGGCTTTATTCATGGGGTGCTGAATACGGATAACGTCACCCTGAGTGGTGAGAGCATCGACTATGGCCCCTGTGCCTTCATGGATGGTTACGACATCGACACGGTATTCAGCTCGATTGATCATCAGGGTCGCTATGCCTTCGGCAACCAGGCCAGCATTACCCAATGGAATCTGGGCCGCTTTGCCGAAACCCTGCTCACCCACATTGATGAGGATGTGGATCGCGCAGTGGAGATCGCCACCGAACGCCTCAAAGCCTACAGCGAGCTCTGGGATGAAAGCTGGCTGGCCATGATGCGAAACAAACTGGGGCTGACCGGCTGCGAACCGGAAGATGAAACGCTGGCAAAAGACTTGCTGTCGCTGATGCAACTTCACAAAGCGGATTACACCAACACGTTCCGGGGACTGATCGGCGGCGCTTCACTGCATGGGCAGCCTTATGACAATGACGCCTTTGCGGCCTGGCATAGCCGCTGGCTGGAACGGCTGGACCGCAGCCCGCAAGGGCGCGAACACGCCTGGGAACTGATGCGCAGCAGCAACCCCGCCGTCATTCCGCGCAATCACCAGGTGGACAAGGCGCTACGGGCGGCAGAAGAAGGAGACCTCAGCGTGATCGAATCCCTGCTCGCCGCACTGGCCAATCCCTATGACGAGCGGGACAGCGCGGACCCCTATGGGCAGCCACCGGGTGATGATGAGGTGGTGTGCGCTACGTTTTGTGGGACGTAG
- a CDS encoding Flp family type IVb pilin, which yields MKHLLARFLREEDGATIVEYAILASLISIAAIAIILLVGDEVLTLFRGAESSMKQNGM from the coding sequence ATGAAACACCTGCTTGCACGCTTCCTGCGCGAAGAAGACGGCGCCACCATCGTGGAATATGCCATCCTCGCTTCCCTGATCTCTATCGCTGCCATTGCCATCATCCTGCTGGTGGGTGACGAAGTGCTCACTCTGTTCCGGGGCGCTGAATCCTCCATGAAGCAAAACGGCATGTAA
- a CDS encoding putative solute-binding protein, protein MSRTTTILKTMAAAAALVLSTNAMAVTGMKRTICVFDIIGANGDTYNIMKDYKTAAVQWGVDVDLKPYTDEKIASEDLKAGQCDAAVLTGIRGRQFNSYTGSMDSIGAIPSYDAMRTVISVIASGNPSVNQHLVSGPYEVGGVAPLGAAYLFMKDKSIDTVPEMAGKSIAVLEYDSAQAKLASGVGMSPVMSDITNFSTRFNNGSVDICFAPVMGYSALELYKGMAPDGGILNYVLGQLSAQVILRKDRFPEGYGQKSREFMYGQFDRAMKLIDNAASEIDDKWWIPMTEKNRIAYDEMNRQSRIALTKEGIYNKDMMSMLLKVRCKLDGSRAECVNPQE, encoded by the coding sequence ATGAGCAGAACAACAACAATCCTGAAAACCATGGCCGCCGCTGCCGCACTGGTCCTCAGCACCAATGCCATGGCAGTAACCGGGATGAAGCGCACCATTTGCGTGTTCGACATCATTGGCGCCAATGGTGACACCTACAACATCATGAAGGATTACAAGACCGCAGCCGTGCAGTGGGGCGTGGATGTGGACCTGAAGCCCTACACCGATGAGAAGATTGCTTCTGAGGATCTGAAAGCCGGCCAGTGTGACGCTGCCGTGCTCACCGGCATCCGGGGTCGTCAGTTCAACAGCTACACCGGCAGCATGGATTCCATCGGCGCCATCCCCAGCTACGATGCCATGCGCACCGTGATCTCGGTAATCGCCAGTGGCAATCCCAGCGTCAATCAGCACCTGGTCTCCGGCCCTTATGAAGTGGGTGGTGTCGCCCCCCTTGGCGCGGCCTACCTGTTCATGAAAGACAAATCCATTGATACCGTGCCGGAAATGGCGGGTAAATCCATTGCCGTACTCGAATACGATAGCGCCCAAGCCAAGCTGGCCTCCGGTGTGGGCATGTCACCGGTGATGTCCGACATCACCAATTTCTCCACCCGCTTCAACAACGGTTCCGTGGACATCTGCTTCGCTCCGGTGATGGGGTATTCCGCTCTTGAACTGTACAAGGGCATGGCACCGGACGGCGGCATCCTCAACTATGTACTCGGCCAGCTCAGCGCCCAGGTCATCCTGCGCAAGGATCGCTTCCCTGAAGGTTACGGCCAGAAGTCCCGCGAGTTCATGTACGGCCAGTTTGACCGCGCCATGAAGCTGATTGATAACGCCGCCAGCGAGATCGATGACAAGTGGTGGATCCCGATGACTGAGAAAAACCGTATTGCCTATGACGAGATGAACCGTCAGTCGCGCATCGCCCTGACCAAAGAAGGCATCTACAACAAGGACATGATGAGCATGCTTCTGAAGGTCCGCTGCAAACTGGATGGTTCCCGCGCCGAGTGTGTAAACCCCCAGGAGTAA